GATTCGAAACTTTGATGTCCAGATCGACGTCGAAAAAGACGGCGATATCATTGTCACCGAGACGATAGAGATCAATGTGCAGGGCCGCGATATCCGGCGGGGCATTTTTCGCGATTTACCCGCCTATTATCAAGATGACGATGCCCGCGGCCGGTTGCCCTATCGTTACAAGGTTCTCAGCGTCACCAGGGATGATCAGCGCGAGCCGTATGAGCGTGAAAGAACCGGCAATGCCATGCGCCTCCGGATCGGCAATCCCGACGTCTATCTCGAGCATCGCGTGCACACCTATGAGATCCGCTACCGCGTGAAGAACCAGGTGCGCTACTTCGATGCGTATGACGAAATCTACTGGAACGCGACCGGCACCTATTGGCTGTTTCCCATCAATAAGGCTCGCGTGGAAATCCGGCTTCCGGAGGGCGCAAGGCGCCTTGAGGCCAACGCGTATACCGGGCGCGAGGGGGCAGATGGGCGGGATTATTCGTATCAGGCGACGGCAACATCGCACATCTTCCAAACCAGCCAGTCCCTCGGCGTGCGCGAAGGGATTACAGTTTCACTCACCCTTGAAAAGGGAGCGATTGAGCCGCCATCTTTCTCCGATGAAGGATGGTTGTGGTGGGCCCGCAATGGCGCATTGACGGCGCTCGTGGCGTCTTTTTTCGGCTTGTTGGTCTTTTACCAGCGCAGCTTCGATCGGGTCGGACGGGATCCGGAGAAAGGCCCCGTCTTCCCGCAATACGAACCGCCCAAGGGCTACTCGCCAGCGGCGGCGCATCATATCTATTATCGCGGGTTTCGCAGCCATGATGGCCTAATTGCCAGCCTGATGTTCCTCGCCGCCAAGGGCTATATGCAGATCGATGTGGACAAACAGGACAAGAAGAAAACCACACTGTCGAAACAGCCGTCCGGCGCCGGAACGGGTCTGACCGCTGAATTGAGTGGTCTGTATAATCGCCTGTTTGAAGGTGGCACAACGGTGAAACTTGGCGAAAAGTATGATGCCGATTTCACCAAGGCCTATACCCAATTTCGCAAGAAGATTTCCGGCAAGTATGGCGCGTCTTACTTCAAATGGAATCTTGGCTATCTGATTTTCGGCGCCATTTTGAGCGTCGGCGCAATCATATTCGCGGTCATGCAGGCCTCGTTCTGGTCGGGGTGGCACACGCTTCTGGTCGTCGCCCTGGCGGGTTTGAATGGCCTGTTCATGTACTTGATGCCGGCGCCAACGCGGAAAGGTCAGGATGTGCGGACCCACTTGCAGGGCTTCCGGCTGTATATGGAAAAGGCGGAAAAGCTGCAGCTGAATGCCGTGGACGTCGGCAGTGATGCGCCCCCGCCAATGACGGTAGAACGCTATGAGACTTTCCTGCCTTATGCCATCGCGCTCGGCGTGGAAAAACCGTGGACCAAGCATTTCGAGCGCCTCATTCCGGAGGAGGCAAAGAGCTATGACCCCGCCTGGACCAATATGAACGCCCACACGTTTGGTTCGATCGGCGGAATGACGGACAAGATGGTGTCCGGCATGAGCTCGGGCGTGACCAGCGCACTCCCTCAAAGCTCAAGTTCTTCGGGCAGCGGGGGTGGCGGATTCTCCGGCGGTGGCGGCGGTGGCGGAGGCGGCGGCGGCTGGTAAACAGGGCCGATTTGACTTGGCTATTGCCTGACCGCAAGGTCTAGTTGTAAACCAGTTAAAACAATCCAGCGAGTATACAATATTATTGAAACGATCCGCTGGATGAAATGTCTAAATCTGCAATCGAGCAAGTATTTCAGGGTGTTTATTAGACATCTGCCAAATGGTTTTCGTAATCCTTCTGAATGACCAATGCTGCAAATGATTCCGTTTCAAATCTAGATTTGTTGACTCAAGCCACTGACATTGTCGCGGCTTATGTAAGCAATAATGCGATCAGTCCGGCGGACTTGCCGGGTCTGTTGAAAGTCGTGCACGCCAAGCTGGGAGAATTGGCGGAGACGGGGTCGGATGCGCCTCGGCCCGATCCTGCGGTTCCGATCAACAAGTCGGTCACCGATCATCATATTATCTGTCTTGAAGATGGGGCGAAGCTGAAAATGCTGAAACGCTATCTGCGGACGCATTATGATATGTCCCCGGATGAATATCGGGCACGGTGGGGCTTGCCAGCGGATTACCCCATGGTCGCGCCTGAATATGCGCGCCGCCGCTCTGATTTTGCAAAGAAAATCGGGCTTGGCAAAAAGGGCCGCTAAACGCGCCTATTTGAAGTAACGATCGAGCACCGGCGTATGATCAGGCTTGCGCAGGCGCTCGCCTGCATCCAGGGCGAGGTCGAGAAAGATCTCGACTTCTTCAAATTCCGTGACTTCAAAATTGGCTTCTTCAAGATGACTTTGAAGCAGCCTCATGGTCGCCAAAACCCGGTCCAATCGCTCGGACTCGCTCACCCGCTTGCTCATTTCTCCACCCACTTTCTGATCGCGTGTCTTTGCCAGACACCCGTATGGAAAGGCTTAATCCAGTCGATAAAAGTTTATCTGCTTTGCTCAAAATGCAGTTTTGCTCTGGATTAAGACCGCTCTCTGAGCAAAACTTTCGTTAAGGAAACAATATTTGGGGGATGAGGTGTTATCGGAGCGGTTTAACTGGGACAGATTAAGGGTGTTTCGGCTGGTCGCGGAAGCGCACAGCATGACCGCCGCTGCCCGCACGCTCGGAGAATCGACCCCAACCGTCAGTCGCCGCATCAATGATCTGGAACGGGAACTCGGCACCAAGCTGTTCCAGAGATCCAAGCGCGGGGTGGAGCTGACCGCCGCCGGAAAGCGATTGCTTGATCTCGTTCAGAAGATGCAGGGCCTGGTCGAAACGGTGGGGGATCAGGTCGCGGAAAATAACAAGACCATTTCAGGGGCTGTCAAAATCAAAGCCGGCGATGGGCTGGGTCCGTTCTGGATTGCCCGGCATCTGCCTGCGTTTCATCAATCGGTCCCGAATGTGCAGATCGATCTCGAAATCGGTTTGGCGGTTGATGAGGTGGTTCACCGGCAAGCCGATCTGGCCATCGTATTCGAGAAACCGACCCATCCCGAAATCATCGCCCAGCGACTCGGGACGCTGCATTACATGTGTTTCGCGTCCGAGGCCTATATCGAACGCAAGGGCCATCCACAGTCCATCTTCGATTTTCAGGATCACAAATTGCTGATGCATACGGCTTATGTGCATCAGGTCGAGCGTTGGTCGAAGAATATCAAGCAACTCAAGGATTTCATTGATTATTCCGTCATCACCAATTCCGGGACGGCTTTGATCACGCTTGCCTCAAATGCTGGCGGCATCTCTATTCTGCCGAGCTATATTGCGGAAGTCGAACCGGATCTGGTGCCGTTGCATTTACCGGCACTCGCGCCGATCCAGTTCTGGTTGACCTATACAGAACGGGTGCGTCGCAATCCGGCGGGCATGGCGGCGATCGAGTGGTTGCTCTCTATCTTCAATGATCAGCAGCATAAGTGGTTTGAGTCCGACTTTGTGCATCCGGACAAGATCAATTCGGTCGGCAAAGAGCTTGAAACCGAGGATGTCTTTGGCTTGTCGTCCAGCATTCAGCACTAGACTGCCAGGTGGTTCGCCAATGGCGTTCAGAGCCATATGGATTCAATTGATCGTTTCAGAAATCAACTGAATGAGCGCCTCGGGCGAGGCCGGTTTTTCCAGAACTTGTGCAAACCCGGCCGTACGCGCACGGGCGAGCAGGGAATCTGAATAATAGCCGGTAATCATGATGGCCGGCGTCTGGTCATTACCAGCGCGCAGGCGGCGCATGACTTCCAGGCCATCGAGCCGCGGCATCTTGTAATCGATCAGCAGACAGTCACCGCCATGTCGGCCTTGCAAGGTCAGGAATTCTGTGCCGCTGCGATAGGCATCGATCACGAAGCCCCGGGCCCGCAACAGCATGGTCATCGAACGACGCACATTCTCATCGTCCTCGATCAAGACGAGCCTGGAGGAGGGGGCGCGCGACTCGCGGGCGGATGAGGCGGATGGCTCCAGCATAGTCTTACGTGTAGAGCAGCCAATCTGGCACGTCTCTAGGTAGTGTTCCTCAGATCAATCCGCGCCCAGACCGGCGACAAAAGCCAGCCGTAAGGCGGAAGACAGGCTGTCCGCCTCAAGCTTTTCCATCATGTGCGCGCGGTGAATTTCAACCGTCCTTGGCGAGATCGAGAGCGCCTGCGCGATGCCCTTATTTGTCAGACCGGCGACCAGGCATTCCAGCACTTCCTTCTCGCGCGGCGTCAGCGCGGTAAGTTTGGCCTGCGCGTCCTTGCTGCGACGATCGTCCGCCGATTGCGTGTCGAGCTGCTCGAATGCGTTTTCGATCGCCGTCACCAGGGTTTGTTTTTCATACGGTTTTTCGAGAAACTCGATCGCGCCGCTCTTCATGGCTTCCACCGCCACCGGGACGTCGCCATGGCCCGTGAGGACGATGACCGGCATGGTGATTCCGCGCTGGTTCAGCGCGTTCTGGACCGCCAGGCCGTCCATGCCGGGCATGCGAACATCCAGCAGAATGCACCCTTCCTGATCGGATTCGACTTGCTCAAGAAAGGATATGCCGTCCGGAAAGGTCTTCACCAGAAAGCCGGCATGGCGCAGCATGAAGCTGGCAGAGTGCCGGATGGCCTCGTCATCGTCGACGAGAAAGACAGTGCGGTTGCTCATTTCATTCCTCTCCTTTTGCCAGGCGAAGGGTGAATTTGAAGGCGGCGCCGCCCTGATCAGACGGCGCATACTCGATATCAGTGCCGTGCGCGTCGAGAATGGTCTGACAAATCGACAGACCGAGGCCCATGCCGCCGACCTTTGAGCTGTTGAACGCATCGAACGGCGACGCATCGCCGTGACCCTGATAGCCGGGCCCATTATCCTCAACCGTGATCACGGCCAGATTCTCTTCCAGCTCGGCCCGGATCCAGACTTGTGGATTGGCGGTTTCCGAGAGCGCTTCGATGGCATTCTTGACCAGGTTGACGATCACTTGTCGCAATTGCAGCCGGTCCGCCAACAAGGCGGGAAAGTCCTCCGGTACGCGCGAGATCACCCGGGCGAGTTGGCCTTCAATGCCGACTTTCGCCAATGAAATCGCATCATCAACCACGTCTTGCAGGAGAACAGATCTCAGATCGAGTTCGCCCCGCGATACATAATCCCGCAGACGCCGCACAATCTGCCCGGCGCGAATCGATTGCGTCGCGGCGGCGTCGAGCGCCTCCTGAATGAAGGCGAGCGTCTCGGGATCTGCATTGTTCAGCAGGTCGCGGGCGGCTTCGAGATAGTTGGCCACCGCGGTCAACGGCTGGTTCAGCTCATGCGCCATTGCCGACGCCATCGTTCCGACAGCGCTGAGGCGCGAAAAATTGGCCAGTTCGACCTGCATCTCGTTCAGGCGCAGCGCATTTGCCTGCTGCTCGGACATGTCGCGAATATAGCCCGTGAACAGGCGCCGGCCTCGAATATTGGCCTCACCGATCTTCAGCTCGACCGGAATCCGGTCACCATTGGCGAGCTTGGCTTCAACGATGCGGCCGATCCCGATGATCTGTTTCTCACCGGTCGAGAGATAGTTGCGGATATAGCGATCATGATGGGCCTCATCCGCGCCGGCCATCAGGACAGAGACATTCTGGCCGGCAATTTCCTTCGCCTTGTAGCCAAACAGGCGTTCCGCGGCGGCGCTGAAGGCCAGGATCTGCCCGGCTTCATCGATCACGATCATCGCATCCGGGACCGAGGCCAGAATCGACTGCATCAACAGTTCCAGGGATTCCAGGTCTCCGTAGGACCCGGATGAATCTTTTAGAATAGGGGATTGCGGCTCTGACATCAGCCAACCTTTGTAGCGGGCGTCAGACATGGATCAATCCGATCAGGAAGCGACAGAGCGCCGCTTCGCAAACAGCTCGAAAGCTGCAAACGCCGCCACCATCAGTCCAGCGGCCAGCATATAGCAGCCCCAGCAATGAGCGCGCGCCAACCAACTGGCATTGCTGAGCGCGATGTTCAGCGTCTCACCATTGCAGCTTGGCACAGAGAGCAGCGGGATTGTGCCCATGTGGAGCCAGGTCTTGAGACCGCCAATCACAATCATCGCTGCGCCGAGAAGGGCTTGCCAATAGGTCGTCATGTCCGAGTCCGCTCCTGAACTTGTGCCTCCGTATTTACCGAGTGCGGCGGGCACGCACATAGGGGAATTCCCTTATTCAGGCCAACCGCGGCCAAAGTTATGCATCGCTCGAAGCTGAAACCGCCCCTTTTTTGGGGGACTGACGGAGGTGTATCTCGGCGATGACTGAAATGATTGGGGCCACGCGGCGCGGGAACAATACCAGCATATTAGGGGTCGGTGCGCTCACCAGCGTCTTCCTGTTCCTCGCTTTGCTGATGGCGACCTATTCCAAGGATGCCGGGATGGAATATCAGGCATTGACCTTCTTGCTCTTGGGCGGGGTCTTTGTTGTCGGAACGGCCCTCTGGGCGGGCGGTCTGGTGGACCGAAACCCGTTCGATGAGAGCGAATACGAGAATACCCTGATCAAGTTCGGGGTCGCTGCCTCGATGTTCTGGGGCATAGCCGGGCTTCTGGTCGGGGTGGTCATCGCCCTGCAATTGACCTGGCCAAACCTGTTCTATTTCCCAGAGCTTGGATGGACCAATTTTGGTCGCCTGCGCCCGCTGCATACCAGCGCAGTGATTTTTGCCTTTGGCGGCAATGTTCTATTGGCCACCAGTTTTTATGTCGTGCAACGCACCTGCCGGACGCGTCTGGCAGGCGGTATGTGGCCGTGGTTCGTATTCTGGGGCTACCAGATCTTCATCGTCCTGGCTGCCACCGGCTACCTGATGGGAGTGACCCAGTCCAAGGAATACGCTGAGCCTGAATGGTATGTCGACTTGTGGCTGACCCTGGTCTGGGTCGTCTACCTGCTCGTTTTCCTCGGCACGCTGTGGAAGCGGAAAGAGCCGCATATTTACGTGGCGAACTGGTTCTTCCTCTCGTTTATCGTCACCATCGCGATGCTGCACATCGTCAACAATCTGTCGATACCGGTCAGCCTGACCGGCTCAAAATCAGTGCAGGTCTTTGCCGGGGTTCAGGATGCGATGACACAGTGGTGGTATGGCCACAATGCGGTCGGTTTCTTCCTGACCACGGGCTTCCTAGCCATCATGTATTACTTCATTCCGAAGCGCGTGAATCGGCCGGTCTTTTCCTACCGCCTGTCCATTGTGCACTTCTGGTCGCTGATCTTCATCTATATCTGGGCCGGTCCACACCACTTGCATTATACCGCGCTGCCACAATGGGCGCAGACGCTGGGCATGACCTTCTCGGTGATGCTGTGGATGCCAAGCTGGGGCGGCATGATCAATGGCGTGATGACGCTGTCTGGCGCCTGGGACAAACTGCGCACCGATCCGGTGGTTCGGATGATGGTCGTCTCTCTCGCCTTCTATGGCATGTCGACCTTTGAAGGCCCGCTCATGTCGGTGCGCGCCGTCAACTCGCTCAGCCACTATACCGAGTGGGGCATTGGCCACGTGCATTCCGGCGCTCTCGGCTGGGTCGGCTATATCAGCTTCGGCGCGCTCTACTGCCTGGTGCCGTGGCTGTACAAGAAGAAGGGCCTGTTCTCCAAGTCGCTGGTGGAATGGCACTTCTGGATCTCCACGATCGGCATCATTTTCTACATGGTTTCCATGTGGTTCGCCGGCATCATGGAAGGCCTGATGTGGCGTGCCTATAACGAGTATGGCTTCCTCGAATACAGCTTTGTGGAGACCGTCGAGGCCAAACATATCAGCTACATGATCCGCGCTCTTGGTGGTCTGCTCTACTTCAGCGGTGCCGCGATCATGGCCTACAACCTGATCCGCACCGCGCTCGGGCACGGCGAAGCCGAAGACCTGGAGACCGCCAATGATCCTTACGCACAACCAGAGCCACGCGCCGCTGCGCTGGCCCCTGCTGAATAGGAGGCCCGGAGTATTATGGGACTGATGAACAATCACGGCGTCCTCGAACGCCACTCTTTGCTCCTCACCATCGGCATTCTCGTCGTGGTCTCGATTGGCGGGATCATTCAGATGGCGCCGCTGATGTACATGGACAATACGATCGAGAAAGTGGACGGCATGCGCCCGTACACGCCGCTGGAGCTGAAGGGCCGGGACATCTACATCCGTGAGGGCTGCTATGTCTGTCACAGCCAGATGGTCCGTCCTCTGCGCGATGAGGTTGAGCGTTACGGCCATTACTCGCTGGCGGCCGAGTCCATGTATGACCATCCCTTCCAGTGGGGGTCCAAACGTACCGGACCCGACCTGGCGCGCGTAGGCGGCAAGTATTCTGCCGAATGGCAGGTGGACCATTTGATTGATCCACGCGCTCTGGTGCCAGAAAGCATCATGCCGCCTTACGCGTTCCTGATGGACAAGAAGCTGCGTTATGACGGCATCGAGGATCGCCTGCGCACGGAGCGCCTGGTTGGCGTCCCGTATTCGGATGAGATGATCGAGAACGCCAAGGGCCATATCCTCGCCCAGGCCGACCCAGACGATAAGGGCTTTGACTATTATGACAGCCTGATGTCGCTCTACGAAGCTGAAGCGGGCCGCGAAGGCACGGTGGAAGCGCGCGACTGGGACGGCAATCCGGACGAAATCACGGAGATGGATGCGCTCGTCGCCTATCTTCAGATGACCGGCACGCTGGTCGATTTTTCCACCTATGAAGCCGACGATCTCGGCAACCGTCGATAGGGGAGGGCGAGACATGTACGAAACACTCGCAAGCTTCGCGCAGACTGGGGGACTGGTCTATTTCGTCCTCATGTTTGCAGGCGCCCTGGCTTACGCCTTGTGGCCGCGAAATCAGGAAAAATTCGATGCCGCCGCGCGGCTGCCTTTAGACGACGATGGAGGTCCTTCCAATGGCCGATGAAATCAAAGACATTGACGATCATAGCGGCATTGAAACCACCGGCCATAGCTGGGATGGGATCAAGGAGCTGAACAATCCGTTGCCGCGCTGGTGGCTCTATGTCTGGTACGGCACGATTATCTGGGCCGTGGTCTATATGGTCTTCATGCCGGCCATTCCCGCACTGCCTGGTATGGGCACCAACACGACCGGTCTGCGCAATCATTCCGACCGTGACCTGGTCGCTGCCGCGGTGGCTGATCTCAAGGAGGCGCGGGTAGAGCAATCGGCGACATTGCTCGAAGCCTCGCTGGAAGAAATCGAAACCGATCGCAACCTGCAACAATTCGCGCTGGCCATGGGAGAGAGCCTGTTCGGCGACAATTGCGCCACCTGCCACGGCGCCGGCGGCCGCGGTGCGATCGGCTATCCGACCCTGGCAGACGATGTCTGGCTCTGGGATGGCACCCTGGACGGGATTGAGTACACATTGCGCCACGGGATTCGCCATGATGACGATCTCGATACGCGCTTCTCGCTGATGCCGTCTTTCGGGCGCGACAATCTCCTGTCGACCGACCAGATTGACGATTTGACGGATTACGTCCTGCGGGTCTCGGGCCAGCCGCACGATGGCGCCGCGGCCGACCGTGTGGCCGATCTCTATCAGCAGCAATGTGCCTCCTGCCACGGTGCGAACGGGCAGGGTGACCGCACCCAGGGTGCGCCAGACCTGACCGACCAGGAATGGCTGTTCGGTGGTTCACGTGACGACATTTACAATACGATCTACAATGCCCGGAACTCGCATATGCCGGCCTGGCAGGATCGTCTTGATGATGCCTCGATCAAGGCGCTGGCCGTCTATGTCCACACGCTGGGTGGGGGTGAATAAGGGCTACTGTCATGGGACAGACCACGCTCAATATCCATCCGGGTGCGGGCTCCGGCGGACCAACCCCGCCGCCGCACAAGGACCTCTATGCCAAACGCGAGCAGATCTACCCCAAGCTCGCGCATGGCAAGTTCCGGCTGGTCAAATGGGTGGTGATGGCCGTGACGCTCGGTGTCTATTACCTGCTGCCCTGGATCCGCTGGGAGCGCGGCGAAGGCATTCCGAATCAGGCCGTACTCGCCGATTTTGAAAGCGAGAAATTCTACTTCTTCTTCATCGAGATCTGGCCGCAGGACATTCACTTCCTGGCCGGTCTCCTGATCCTGGCCGCGCTGGTCCTGTTCCTGGTGACCTCCCTCCTGGGGCGGGTCTGGTGCGGTTATACCTGCCCGCAGACGGTCTGGACCGATCTTTATATCTGGGTTGAGCGCGCGTTCGAGGGAGATCGCGCCGCGCGCATGCGTTTGGACAAGGCTCGGTGGAGTTTCAGCAAGTTTCTGCGCAAGTTCGGCAAACATGTAGTGTGGCTCGTCATCGCGTTCTGGACCGGCGGAGCGTTCATCCTCTACTGGCACGATGCCCCGACTGTCGCGCAGGGCTGGTTCACCGGCGAGGCGCCCCTTTCGGCCTACTGGTTCGCCGGCCTGCTGACGCTCACCACCTATTTTCTCGCCGGTTGGATGCGTGAGCAAGTCTGTACCTATATGTGCCCCTGGCCCCGTATTCAGGCCGCTTTGACCGACGAGCATGCGCTCAACGTGACCTATCGCTATGACCGCGGCGAGCCGCGCGGACCGAAGCGCAAGTCGGAAAGCTGGGACGATCGCGGCGACTGTATCGATTGTGATCAGTGCGTGCAGGTCTGTCCGGTCGGCATCGATATTCGAAACGGGCCTCAGCTGGAATGCATCCATTGCGCGCTGTGCGTCGATGCCTGCGATCAGATGATGACCAAGATTGGCCGTCCGACGGGGCTCATCGCTTATGACACGGACGTCGCCGTTGCCGCGCGCGCGGCGCATCAGACACCGCCCAAGTATCGCATCCTGCGCAGTCGCACCGTGCTCTACACGTTGCTGATCGGCGCCATTGGCGTGCTGATGGTGTGGGGCCTGGCGACCAAGGCCACCATTGAAGCCAACGTCCTGAAAGATCGATCGCCCCCCTTCGTGCAACTATCGACCAGCGACATTCAGAACGGCTATACGTTGAAATTGGTCAACAAGCTGGCTGAGCCGCGCCAGATGGAAATCAGTATTACCGGGATTGAAGGCCTGTCTTACACTGTGATCGGCATTGAGCATGAGGGCGCCGCGCCGCTGGAACTCCCGGTCGAGCCTTATGGCGTTGACCGCTATCGAATTCTGGTCAGCGCGCCCGCCGGCGCTCCGCAACGCCAGCTCACCATCTCGGTTCGCGATGTCGATACGCAGGAAACCGACACCAACCGCGCATCTTTCAGAGGACCCAACAGATGATAGACGCTCAAGCCGCCCCCGCCGCCGGTGCCTCTGGCAAAGAACTCAAAGGCTGGCATGTCCTGTTGATTATGCTTGGTTTTTTTGGCGTCATGTTCGCCGTGAATGGAGTGTTTCTCTACCATGCGATCACCAGCTTTCCGGGCGAGGATGTGAAGAAATCCTACGTTCAGGGGCTCAACTACAATGATACCTTGGCCGCCCGAGCAGCGCAGGCTGAATTGGGCTGGACAGCGGAGGCCGGCCTCCAGGATGGAGAGCTGATCTTCCGTCTGCACGATGCCGCAGGGGCCCCTTTGTCCAATTACACGGTCATCGGCGAGCTTCGCCGCATGGCCACGCGAGATGCGGATCAAGCGATCATTTATAGCGCTCGCGCAAATGGCGAGTATGTTGCCGATGCGGGCGCATTGGCGCCCGGTCAGTGGGCCCTGCGGATCAATGTGATGGATCCAGCGGCTGAAACCGTCCTGTTCAACGTCACCAAGACGATCCTCGTGTCATGACAGACACGGCGCTCTCCGGTCCCCTCGGTTGCCCGTCCGGGCTGGAACCGCCAACGCGGTCGGCTGGCAGCGATTACAGCGCCTTCGTGCACAGCAAAGGCGCACAGAAATCCCTGACGCTTTCCGTGCGCGGGGCGAAATGCGGCGGGTGCCTGTCCAAGATCGAATCTGCGGTAGGCGCGGTGCCGGGTGTTGATCATGTCCGAATGAACTTGTCGAACGGCAAGCTCAAGGTTGTCTGGCAAGGCGGGACTTCAGCCAACACGATCGTCGATCGGGTGACCGAGCTCGGCTATGGCGTGTCAGCCTATTCCGAGGATGGCTCGGAAAAAGCTGCCAAGCGCGAAGAACGGGCTTTGCTGATCTCCATGGGTGTCGCGGCCTTCGCGCTCGCCAATATCATGCTGCTCTCAGTCTCGGTCTGGGGCGGGCATGGCGAAATGGGCGGTGACACGCGCACAGCCCTGCACGCCATCTCCGGTCTGATCGCGTTCCCGGTTCTGGTGTTCAGCGGACGCCATTTCTTCCAGTCTGCCTGGTCCGTACTCAAGCACGGGCGGGCCAATATGGATGTGCCAATCTCGTTGGCGCTTATCCTGGCTTTCAGTGTCAGCGTCTGGGAGACCCTGGCAGACGGCGCACACGCCTATTTTGATGCGAGCGTCATGCTGCTTTTCTTCCTGCTGATCGGGCGTTTCCTCGATGCGCGCTTGCGGCGTCAGGCGCACGCAGCTGCACATGATCTGGCCGCTTTGCAAAATCGCTCCGTGAACCGGCTCGGCAAAAACCAGAGCGTTGAAAGCGTGCGCGCTGAAGATGTGCGACGCGGCGATACGATCCTGCTCGCTGCCGGTGAGCGCGCGGTGATCGACATCAAGATCGCCTCCGGCACCAGCACAGTGGATGAGAGCCTGGTCACGGGCGAAAGCCTGCCGCGCCTGATCCAGGCCGGCGAGACATTGTATGCTGGCACTGTCAATCTCGATCACCCCATCACCGGCGAGGCTCTGGGCGGCACGTCGGATTCCCTGCTCGCCGATATCGCACAAATGCTCGAGGCCGGAGAGCAGAAACGCGCCCGCTATCGCCAGATCGCCGACAAGGCCGTGTCACTCTATGTGCCCTTCGTGCACACGACGGCGGCGCTGACACTGATCGCCTGGCTATTGCTCGGCGCGAGTGTGCGCGAGGCCATCATGGTGGCGGTGGCGACGCTGATCATTACATGCCCTTGCGCGCTTGCGCTGGCCGCGCCGGTTGCGCAGGTCGTGGCGTCGGGGCGTCTGTT
This DNA window, taken from Hyphomonas sp. Mor2, encodes the following:
- a CDS encoding cbb3-type cytochrome c oxidase subunit 3; the encoded protein is MYETLASFAQTGGLVYFVLMFAGALAYALWPRNQEKFDAAARLPLDDDGGPSNGR
- the ccoG gene encoding cytochrome c oxidase accessory protein CcoG, whose product is MGQTTLNIHPGAGSGGPTPPPHKDLYAKREQIYPKLAHGKFRLVKWVVMAVTLGVYYLLPWIRWERGEGIPNQAVLADFESEKFYFFFIEIWPQDIHFLAGLLILAALVLFLVTSLLGRVWCGYTCPQTVWTDLYIWVERAFEGDRAARMRLDKARWSFSKFLRKFGKHVVWLVIAFWTGGAFILYWHDAPTVAQGWFTGEAPLSAYWFAGLLTLTTYFLAGWMREQVCTYMCPWPRIQAALTDEHALNVTYRYDRGEPRGPKRKSESWDDRGDCIDCDQCVQVCPVGIDIRNGPQLECIHCALCVDACDQMMTKIGRPTGLIAYDTDVAVAARAAHQTPPKYRILRSRTVLYTLLIGAIGVLMVWGLATKATIEANVLKDRSPPFVQLSTSDIQNGYTLKLVNKLAEPRQMEISITGIEGLSYTVIGIEHEGAAPLELPVEPYGVDRYRILVSAPAGAPQRQLTISVRDVDTQETDTNRASFRGPNR
- the ccoO gene encoding cytochrome-c oxidase, cbb3-type subunit II, with protein sequence MGLMNNHGVLERHSLLLTIGILVVVSIGGIIQMAPLMYMDNTIEKVDGMRPYTPLELKGRDIYIREGCYVCHSQMVRPLRDEVERYGHYSLAAESMYDHPFQWGSKRTGPDLARVGGKYSAEWQVDHLIDPRALVPESIMPPYAFLMDKKLRYDGIEDRLRTERLVGVPYSDEMIENAKGHILAQADPDDKGFDYYDSLMSLYEAEAGREGTVEARDWDGNPDEITEMDALVAYLQMTGTLVDFSTYEADDLGNRR
- the ccoP gene encoding cytochrome-c oxidase, cbb3-type subunit III: MADEIKDIDDHSGIETTGHSWDGIKELNNPLPRWWLYVWYGTIIWAVVYMVFMPAIPALPGMGTNTTGLRNHSDRDLVAAAVADLKEARVEQSATLLEASLEEIETDRNLQQFALAMGESLFGDNCATCHGAGGRGAIGYPTLADDVWLWDGTLDGIEYTLRHGIRHDDDLDTRFSLMPSFGRDNLLSTDQIDDLTDYVLRVSGQPHDGAAADRVADLYQQQCASCHGANGQGDRTQGAPDLTDQEWLFGGSRDDIYNTIYNARNSHMPAWQDRLDDASIKALAVYVHTLGGGE
- a CDS encoding heavy metal translocating P-type ATPase — encoded protein: MTDTALSGPLGCPSGLEPPTRSAGSDYSAFVHSKGAQKSLTLSVRGAKCGGCLSKIESAVGAVPGVDHVRMNLSNGKLKVVWQGGTSANTIVDRVTELGYGVSAYSEDGSEKAAKREERALLISMGVAAFALANIMLLSVSVWGGHGEMGGDTRTALHAISGLIAFPVLVFSGRHFFQSAWSVLKHGRANMDVPISLALILAFSVSVWETLADGAHAYFDASVMLLFFLLIGRFLDARLRRQAHAAAHDLAALQNRSVNRLGKNQSVESVRAEDVRRGDTILLAAGERAVIDIKIASGTSTVDESLVTGESLPRLIQAGETLYAGTVNLDHPITGEALGGTSDSLLADIAQMLEAGEQKRARYRQIADKAVSLYVPFVHTTAALTLIAWLLLGASVREAIMVAVATLIITCPCALALAAPVAQVVASGRLFRKGVYLRSGDALERFAEIDHLVFDKTGTLTLGTPTLMSEPGDALERAAYLARASRHPLSRAIVAAAGAGPIASEVKEMPGLGIEGLIDGKPYRLGSAEWVGVDAVTETDGPSLWFAGDDQNALQFHFQDQLQDDAGNAFAELRRQGFSMEILSGDAPQAVRNVADQTGIPTWHARVSPQDKVDRLNLLTNEDKNVLMVGDGLNDAGALAMAHASLAPGGAMDVSQSASDAVYSGGLSSIVTVLNIARRTKRVMLQNFGLAAAYNMIAVPIAVTGHVTPLIAAIAMSASSLIVTLNALRMNWGTD
- a CDS encoding FixH family protein, producing MIDAQAAPAAGASGKELKGWHVLLIMLGFFGVMFAVNGVFLYHAITSFPGEDVKKSYVQGLNYNDTLAARAAQAELGWTAEAGLQDGELIFRLHDAAGAPLSNYTVIGELRRMATRDADQAIIYSARANGEYVADAGALAPGQWALRINVMDPAAETVLFNVTKTILVS